The proteins below come from a single Chryseobacterium sp. MA9 genomic window:
- a CDS encoding alpha/beta hydrolase yields MASNIKAENDPQILSGIREFLNALNNSGGSPLETLTPQQARQVLVDAQKSVEVDYSGIIETEREITQDGITVNIHIVKPANSTSENLPVFMFTHGGGWILGDYPTHRRLVRDLVVNSGAAAVFTDYTPSPEAQYPVAINQIYAATKWVSENGAEIGVDGKNMAAAGNSVGGNMTAVLCHMAKDKGGPEIKFQLLLWPVADADFTRESWQKYGEGRFLTAPLMKWMWDNYLPDLETRKEYYATPFNASLDQLRGLPPALVQLAENDILFDEGLAYARKLDEAGVPTTIQTYNGFIHDYGLLNPLDHIEAIKFSSEQGALALKKALFGKA; encoded by the coding sequence ATGGCATCAAACATTAAAGCGGAAAACGATCCGCAAATCCTTTCGGGGATCAGAGAATTTCTAAATGCATTGAATAACAGTGGGGGGAGTCCCTTGGAAACCTTGACACCCCAGCAGGCAAGACAGGTGTTAGTGGATGCCCAAAAATCTGTAGAGGTGGATTACTCAGGGATCATTGAGACAGAAAGAGAAATTACACAGGATGGTATTACGGTAAATATTCATATTGTTAAACCTGCAAACTCAACTTCGGAAAACCTTCCGGTATTTATGTTTACGCATGGTGGAGGTTGGATATTGGGTGATTATCCTACTCATAGAAGGCTGGTTAGAGATCTTGTTGTAAATAGCGGAGCTGCTGCTGTATTTACTGACTATACACCATCTCCGGAAGCTCAATACCCTGTAGCGATCAATCAGATCTATGCTGCCACAAAATGGGTGTCAGAAAATGGCGCTGAAATCGGAGTAGACGGTAAAAATATGGCTGCTGCCGGAAATAGCGTAGGTGGGAATATGACGGCGGTACTTTGTCATATGGCTAAGGATAAAGGTGGCCCGGAGATAAAATTTCAGTTATTATTGTGGCCTGTAGCGGACGCTGATTTTACACGTGAATCCTGGCAAAAATATGGTGAAGGAAGATTCCTGACAGCTCCATTGATGAAATGGATGTGGGATAATTATTTACCCGATCTCGAAACAAGAAAAGAGTATTACGCAACACCTTTCAATGCTTCTTTAGATCAATTAAGAGGATTACCTCCTGCATTGGTTCAACTGGCGGAAAATGATATCCTTTTTGACGAAGGACTAGCGTATGCAAGAAAATTAGATGAAGCAGGTGTACCAACAACTATTCAGACTTATAACGGATTTATCCATGATTATGGATTATTAAACCCGTTGGATCATATAGAAGCAATAAAGTTTTCTTCTGAACAGGGTGCATTAGCACTTAAAAAAGCTTTATTTGGAAAAGCTTAA
- a CDS encoding type 1 glutamine amidotransferase domain-containing protein, whose amino-acid sequence MKKILLVVTNTGHYKSGLETGLWLSELTHIYHTAKEKGWVVTIASPKGGHVPIDPESLKPLVLDKISRSYYENTAFMNDLNQSRNLLEVQNEDFDCVYLAGGHATMYDFPDDIIIQNIIRKQYESGKMVAAICHGVGGLINVKLSDGTYLITRKSMTGFDWFEETIARRKREVPFNLEASIVERGADLKKACIPMTSNVIVDGNLITGQNPFSSKEMAQVVAKELDK is encoded by the coding sequence ATGAAAAAAATCCTTCTGGTTGTAACCAATACCGGACATTATAAAAGTGGTTTAGAAACCGGTCTATGGTTGAGTGAGCTTACCCATATCTACCACACAGCAAAAGAAAAAGGATGGGTGGTCACCATAGCAAGTCCTAAAGGAGGACATGTTCCCATTGACCCCGAGAGCTTAAAACCTCTTGTATTGGACAAGATTTCAAGATCATATTACGAAAACACTGCTTTTATGAACGACCTCAATCAATCAAGGAATTTGCTGGAAGTTCAAAATGAAGATTTTGATTGTGTATATCTCGCAGGTGGTCATGCGACCATGTATGATTTCCCCGATGATATTATTATACAAAATATAATCAGAAAGCAGTACGAAAGTGGAAAAATGGTTGCTGCTATTTGCCACGGAGTGGGAGGATTGATTAATGTAAAGCTTTCAGACGGAACTTATCTGATTACGAGAAAATCAATGACTGGGTTTGATTGGTTCGAGGAGACCATCGCCAGAAGAAAAAGGGAGGTTCCTTTTAATCTTGAAGCTTCAATTGTTGAACGTGGTGCAGATCTGAAAAAAGCATGTATTCCCATGACGTCCAATGTTATAGTGGATGGGAACCTGATTACAGGACAAAACCCCTTCAGTTCAAAAGAAATGGCACAAGTTGTTGCTAAAGAACTTGATAAATAA
- a CDS encoding nitroreductase family protein, with translation MNLSEVMDFRRSVRVYDREKALEDEKIRACLQLAALAPSSSNMQLWEFHHITDTDLLSKVSRACLDQTATSTAAQIVVFVTRRDLFRKRAKFVLNFEKGNIRRNSPVERQEKRIKDRELYYGKIMPLLYGRFFGLLGSFRKLLTGTIGVFRTITREVSENDMRVVVHKSCALAAQTFMIAMANEGYDTCPLEGFDSKVLKKVLGLPRGAEVNMVVSCGIRKGNEGIWGERCRVPFNEVYIKR, from the coding sequence ATGAATTTATCAGAAGTAATGGACTTTAGACGATCTGTACGTGTCTATGATCGGGAAAAAGCTCTAGAGGATGAAAAAATCAGAGCATGCCTTCAATTGGCAGCTTTAGCTCCAAGTAGTTCCAATATGCAGCTTTGGGAGTTTCATCACATCACAGATACTGATCTGTTATCTAAGGTTTCCAGAGCTTGTCTGGATCAGACTGCCACTTCAACAGCAGCGCAGATCGTGGTTTTTGTCACAAGGCGTGATCTGTTTCGCAAAAGGGCAAAATTTGTACTGAATTTTGAAAAAGGAAACATCAGACGCAATAGTCCTGTTGAGCGGCAGGAAAAACGGATCAAGGACAGAGAATTATATTATGGGAAGATCATGCCCTTATTATATGGACGTTTCTTTGGCTTATTGGGAAGTTTTAGAAAATTATTGACAGGAACTATAGGGGTGTTTAGAACCATTACAAGAGAGGTGTCTGAGAATGATATGCGAGTGGTGGTTCATAAATCCTGTGCTCTGGCAGCTCAGACTTTTATGATCGCCATGGCAAATGAAGGATATGATACCTGTCCATTGGAAGGTTTTGATAGCAAGGTATTAAAAAAAGTATTGGGTCTACCTCGCGGAGCAGAAGTGAATATGGTCGTCTCCTGCGGAATAAGAAAAGGGAATGAAGGAATTTGGGGTGAACGCTGTAGGGTTCCGTTTAACGAAGTATATATAAAGAGATAA
- a CDS encoding NAD-dependent epimerase/dehydratase family protein, giving the protein MQTILGANGQIGEELAKELKRNFTSEIRIVSREATKVNDTDEVFSADLSIKEKAIEAVKGSEIAYFTLGLPISSDLWEQQFPLILRNVIDACKINGTKLVFFDNTYMYPQDDRNLTENTPFSPLGRKAKVRRKMADMVLKEIESGALEAVICRAPEFYGPGKTQSITNTLVFNNIKEGKTLKVPLSDSKKRSLIWTPDASRATALIGNTPDAYGQTWHLPVDKSHPTYKEFIEIASGIYGKKLKHNVVPKFLFKIGSWFNPKVKELLELLPRYSYDNLFDDTKFKKRFPEFQVTTYREGIAQIKKEQFRDKKL; this is encoded by the coding sequence ATGCAAACAATATTAGGTGCCAATGGACAGATTGGTGAGGAACTGGCAAAAGAGTTAAAAAGAAATTTTACCTCTGAAATTAGGATCGTGAGTCGTGAAGCTACCAAAGTGAATGATACCGACGAGGTTTTTTCAGCTGATCTATCCATAAAAGAGAAGGCCATTGAAGCTGTAAAGGGGAGTGAAATTGCGTATTTTACACTTGGATTGCCGATCAGTTCAGATCTATGGGAGCAACAGTTTCCATTGATTCTCAGAAATGTGATTGATGCCTGTAAAATCAATGGAACTAAACTGGTATTCTTTGATAATACTTATATGTATCCACAGGATGATAGGAACCTTACTGAAAATACTCCTTTTAGTCCGCTTGGAAGAAAAGCAAAGGTAAGAAGAAAGATGGCAGATATGGTGTTGAAAGAAATTGAGTCAGGAGCACTTGAAGCGGTGATCTGTAGGGCACCTGAGTTTTATGGTCCAGGTAAAACTCAGAGTATTACCAATACCTTAGTATTTAATAACATAAAAGAAGGGAAAACCTTAAAAGTTCCTCTAAGTGACAGTAAAAAACGAAGCCTGATCTGGACACCGGATGCTAGTCGTGCCACAGCGCTAATTGGAAATACCCCTGATGCTTACGGTCAGACATGGCACCTGCCGGTTGACAAAAGTCATCCGACATATAAAGAGTTTATAGAAATAGCATCCGGGATCTATGGCAAGAAGCTTAAACATAACGTAGTTCCAAAGTTTCTTTTCAAGATAGGTTCGTGGTTCAATCCTAAGGTTAAAGAACTATTGGAATTGCTTCCGAGATATTCGTATGATAATCTTTTTGATGATACAAAATTCAAAAAACGTTTTCCTGAATTTCAGGTCACTACCTATAGAGAAGGAATAGCACAAATTAAGAAGGAGCAGTTTAGAGACAAGAAACTTTAA
- a CDS encoding aldehyde dehydrogenase family protein — protein MDFDKIFQLQKAFFNTHHTKDITFRKETLKKLKTILKKNENRMYDAIYKDFRKGRFDTFLTELNLIYNEIDFFLKNLDKLSKPKKVKTPLNLQPGNSHIYYDALGVTLVIGAWNYPLQLTLLPMVTAIAAGNTCVLKPSELPENTMNLLEELINHNFPSNYLYVVAGGIPETTELLKLRWDKIFFTGSPKVGKIVYEAAAKNLIPVVLELGGKSPAIVTKTADLKVAAKRLVWGKFINGGQTCIAPDYLLVEESVKPKLLQLIKEKLEEFNYSDGAEHFTSIINKRNFERVSSLIDKDKIFYGGKTNEETLYIEPTVLDNVTWDDAVMQEEIFGPVFPVIGYTDYDEILQKIIEGEKPLAAYLFTKNEEEKTRLLHLVSFGGGVINDTLMHITNHYLPFGGIGNSGIGSYHGEYGFLAFSHQKSVIDKATWGEPDLKYPPYTDKKMHWIKKVM, from the coding sequence ATGGATTTTGACAAAATATTTCAATTACAAAAAGCATTTTTCAATACACATCATACAAAAGATATAACCTTTCGTAAGGAAACATTGAAAAAGCTGAAAACCATTCTGAAAAAAAATGAAAATCGTATGTACGATGCGATTTATAAAGATTTTCGAAAAGGAAGATTCGATACATTTTTAACGGAACTGAATCTTATTTATAATGAAATCGATTTTTTTCTGAAAAATCTGGATAAGCTTAGTAAGCCTAAAAAAGTAAAAACACCATTGAATTTGCAGCCCGGGAACAGTCATATTTATTACGATGCATTGGGTGTAACGTTGGTCATCGGTGCATGGAATTATCCTTTGCAGCTCACGTTGTTGCCCATGGTTACAGCTATCGCGGCGGGAAATACCTGCGTACTGAAACCCAGCGAGCTACCCGAAAATACAATGAATCTGCTAGAGGAGTTAATTAATCATAATTTTCCATCCAATTATCTGTATGTGGTGGCAGGTGGGATTCCTGAAACAACCGAACTTCTGAAACTCCGCTGGGATAAAATTTTCTTTACTGGAAGCCCGAAAGTAGGAAAAATAGTATATGAGGCGGCTGCAAAAAATCTTATTCCTGTTGTCCTTGAATTAGGCGGTAAATCCCCAGCTATCGTTACTAAAACGGCAGATTTGAAAGTCGCTGCAAAGCGTTTGGTTTGGGGCAAGTTTATAAATGGTGGACAGACCTGCATTGCTCCTGATTATCTTCTGGTAGAAGAATCGGTGAAACCGAAATTATTACAGCTGATAAAAGAAAAGCTGGAGGAATTCAATTATTCAGATGGTGCGGAGCATTTCACCAGCATCATCAATAAAAGGAATTTTGAACGTGTTTCTTCGCTTATCGATAAAGACAAAATTTTCTATGGTGGCAAAACCAATGAAGAAACTCTATATATCGAACCTACGGTTTTGGATAATGTTACTTGGGACGATGCCGTAATGCAGGAGGAGATTTTTGGACCTGTTTTTCCGGTCATTGGCTATACCGATTATGATGAGATTTTGCAGAAGATCATTGAAGGAGAAAAACCTTTAGCAGCCTATCTGTTTACAAAAAATGAAGAAGAAAAAACAAGACTTCTCCATCTGGTTTCTTTCGGCGGTGGTGTCATCAACGATACCTTGATGCATATTACCAACCATTATCTCCCTTTTGGCGGCATTGGGAATTCGGGAATCGGAAGTTATCACGGCGAATACGGTTTCCTTGCATTTTCTCACCAAAAATCAGTTATAGACAAAGCTACCTGGGGTGAGCCGGATCTGAAATATCCGCCCTATACCGATAAAAAAATGCACTGGATAAAAAAGGTGATGTAA